The Archaeoglobaceae archaeon DNA segment AAGATATAAAGCCAAATACGACAGGGGCAGTAAGGAAAAGGGCCCGTATTTTCCAAAACATCCGGAAAAGATATTCAAAAGGACCGTCAGGGGAATGCTTCCATGGAGTAGTAGGCGAGGCAGAGAAGCATACAGAAGGCTTAGAGTCTTCATAGGGGTTCCTGAAGAGCTCAGAGGTAAGGAATTCCAGAAGATTGAAAACGCATTGTTTGAGAAAGTTTCAAAAACAGAAAAGTTTGTTTATCTCGAGGAAGTTAGCAAACACTTGGGGTGGGCTAAGTGAAGATAGTTGTTACGAGTGGTAAAAGAAAAACCGCAGTAGCAAGGGCGGTAGCAAGGGATGGAGTCGGCAGAATTAGAATCAATAAAATCCCGTTGGAGATTTACCCACAAGAATTACCCAAGAAGATGATGCTTGAGCCGATAAAAATCGCGGGAGAGCTGGCTAAAAAAGTTGACATCGAAGTAAATGTTTCAGGTGGAGGTGTTGTTAGCCAAGCGGAAGCAGCAAGAACCGCGATAGCAAGGGCACTCGTGGAATTCAGTGGAGACGAAGAACTAAGAAAGGCATTTCTTGAATATGATCGAACATTGCTTGTTAACGACATAAGAAGAAAGCTTCCAAAGCTACAGGGAGGAAGAGGAGCAAGAAAGAGAAGGCAAACATCTTACAGGTGATCTTTTTGGTATTCAAAGAGGAAAGGGCAAGTGATTTTCCAATTAGGTGCTTTTCCTGTGGAGCGGTGATAGGACATATCTACGAGAAATACCTTGAGTTACTAAAAGCCGGAAAATCTCCGAAAGAGGCATTGGATGAGCTTGGAATCGAAAGATATTGCTGTAGAAGAATGTTTATAACTCATAAATCTGTAATTGGTGAAATTGCAAAATTCCGGGGGGCCGTGGGGTAGCCTGGTATATCCTTTCGGCTTCGGGAGCCGGAGACCCGAGTTCAAATCTCGGCGGCCCCATCTGAGAGGTGATTAGCATTAAAGAGAATTTCCCGTTTAAATACACGAGATTTGAAAAGGCCCGGATCATTGGAGCGAGGGCATTGCAGATAGCAATGGGGGCCCCTATTTTAATCGAGACGAATAAAACTGATCCTATTGATATAGCACAAGAAGAATTCGAGAAAGGTGTAATTCCCATCACTGTAAAAAGAAGGTCTAACCGCTTTATTTGGCTAGAAAAATACGAGATGTTTTGAGGTGATCAAGTGATAATCGAAGATGTTCGCTATCGTATAATTTTTGATAGCAGAGGGCGCGAAACGGTCGAATGCGAAGTTGAAAGCAACGGCTTTGTTGGTAGAGCATCAGCACCAAGCGGAGCTTCAACTGGCAGTGAGGAAGCTGTCGTGGTTAACCCCAGAAAATATAGGGAGATCGAAGAAAAAGTCTCAAAAGCCTTAATCGGAATAAATGTCTTCGAACAGGAAGAGATCGATAACGCATTAAGAACTCTGGATGGCACTGATAACTTTTCCAATATCGGAGGTAATTTTGCGGTTTCCGCAAGTATTGCTTCCGCTAAATGTGCTTCTGCCATCTTGGAAATGCCTTTGTGCCTTTATCTTGGTGGGGTCTTTGCAAAGGAGATACCCTACCCACTCGGAAACGTAATTGGTGGTGGAAAGCACGCTGAAGGGTCAACAAATATACAGGAGTTCCTTGTAATCCCCGTAGGGGCCAAGAATTTTTTAGAAGCCCAGAAAACGAATACTGAAGTTCATAGGAAGGTAATGGAAGAATTAAAAACAAGGAAGATATTCTATGCCAAGGGGGATGAGGGCGCATGGGCTGCTCAAATAAGCGACGAAATGGCTTTTGAAGTGCTGAGCAAGGCAATAAAGAAGGTTGAAAGCGAAATTGGCATTGAAGTCAGAATAGGGATAGATGTTGCAGCAAGTGAGCTTTGGAATGGAAAAGAATACGTGTATAATGATAAAAAGCTCAGTAGAGAAGAACAAATCGAATATATATCGAAGCTCGTTGAAGATTACAACCTTTTATACGTTGAAGATCCGTTCCATGAAAATGATTTTGAAAGCTTTGCTGAACTTACAAAAAGTGTTAAATGTTTTGTTTGTGGTGATGACCTCTTTGTGACCAACGTCAAAAGATTAAGGAAGGGTATCGAGCTTAAAGCGGGAAATACCCTGCTCGTGAAACCTAATCAAATTGGAACTTTAACTGACACCTTTAGGGCAGTAAAACTGGCCAAAGAAAATGGATATAGGATTGTTGTAAGCCACAGAAGTGGCGAAACAGAGGATAATTATCTTGCTCACCTTGCAGTGGCTTTTAACGCAAAGTTAATAAAGACCGGCGTGGTTGGGGGAGAAAGAATTTCGAAGCTAAATGAGATGATAAGACTCGAAGAAATGCTCAATGCAAAGATGGTGAGAATATGATGGAAACGGAGTATGAGTATCTCATTCCGCCAGAGGAATATCTTGCAGCAGGTGTGCACATCGGAACGCAGGTAAAAACGGGAGACATGAGGGAGTTTATATTCAAGGTTAGGCAGGATGGACTCTACATACTTGATATAAAGAAACTCGATGAAAGGATTAGGGCTTGCGTTAAACTCCTTCTTAAATACGAACCATCTAAAATCCTGCTCGTGGCAGCGAGGCAGTATGCTCACAAACCAGTCAAAAAGCTCGCAGAAGTAATTGGGGCCAAATATATAATCGACAGATTCGTCCCGGGAACGCTTACGAATCCAAACATAAAAGAATACACTGAACCGGACATAGTCTTTGTAAACGATCCCGCGATAGACAAGCAGGCAATTGCAGAAGCAACGAAGATCGGAATCCCGGTAATTGCTCTCTGCGATACAAACAACTCAACTGCAGACGTGGATTTAGTTATTCCGACGAACAACAAGGGTAGAAAAGCCCTTGCTTTGGTTTACTGGCTAATTGCAAGGGAGATTAAAAAAGCAAAGGGCGAAGACTTTACCTATACCGTTGAAGACTTCGAAGCTGAACTCTGAAATTTGGTTTCCAATTTTAATTTTAATACTAAATTTTAAATACTAAAAAATTACATTTTGTTCATGGACAGAATTGTAGTATTAGGTGGTATGGGGCATATTGGATCGAAAATTGTTTGGAAAATTCTCGAAATTGACAGTTCATTGGAATTGACAATAGGAGACATAAATGTAGAAAGAGCAGAAGAAGTTGTAAGAGATTTGGGTAACGTTAAAGTCGTGAAGGTGAATGCTTCCCGTGAAGAAGAGCTCATGGAAGTTTTAAAGGGAAAAGAAGTTGTTGTGAACGCTGTAGGACCATTTTACAAATTTGGCGTTCCAGTTTTAAAATCTGCAATTCGCTGTGGTGTGGATTACATAGACATAAACGATGACTATGATTCCACCGCAGATGCTCTGAACTTAAACGAATTAGCTATAGGAAAGAAAATGACCGCCATTGTGGGCATGGGTGCAACACCCGGAATAACTAATTTGATTGCTAAATATGGAAGCGGAAGACTGGATAAAGTCGAAGAAGTCGGAACTTATTGGGTATGGACTGCTATTGATCCAACAATGGGTCCAGCGATTATAGAACATTACTTTCATGCAATAACTGGTATGGTGAAAACTTACAAGGATGGAGAGTTGGTAGATGCTCTTTCTGAACCGGAGATTTTCGAATTTCCCAAACCCATTGGACCATGGGAAGTGGCTAATGTGGGTCATCCCGAACCGATAACCATTCCGAGATATATGAAGGTGAGAAAAGTTTATAACAAAGGCGGAATATGGCCATCTGAACTAAATGAGATTGCAAAGGTGTTCTCTCAGTTAGGGCTTACAGGAGACGGGGTAATAAATGTAGGTGAACTGAATTTCAAAGTCATTAGATAAGCTAATCCAGCCTGAGGAACTTCAAAAAATCCTTGCAAATGTTAGCGACAGGCTCGGCGAATATGCCCTTACAGGGGTTGGGCTGGGTGTAAGGCTTAAAGGAACTAAAAATGGAGAAGAATGCTCGATTACGTATAAAATAGCTTGTAAAGACGCAACTGAAGCCACTGCCTTGCCTTGTGCGATAACCGCTCTAAAATTGCTAAATGAGGACTACATAAATGGCGTTTACCCACCTGAAGCGGGAGTAATAGACGTAAAAGACATACTTGAGGAGTTGAAGAAGAGGTTCAAAATAGAATGTTCAGAACTTAGAAATTATACTCTTTAACCACCTCTAAGCGGACTTTTCAGCTTTGAAAATTTTCTCTATTACTTTTCTTAAGATCTCTTCTTCTTCAGCCTTCTCGTCGAAGTGCACAAAATTCCCCTTAGCCTTTTCTCCCGCACAACCTCTCTTGCATCCGCTAATGCAGACTAAAAGCTCTGAATCGCCAGAATAAAAAATCTGAAAGTGCTTTTTTAGCACTTCTTCAATTTCCTCTCTTTTGTAAGTCGGATTACAGCCTCCGCAATACTTCACCGCAATTTTCATTTCAGCTTTGCAAAGAATTCTTTTTCGCTGACCCCTCTTATTTTCTTGAAGTGCTCATCTTCCTTTATTCCTGCAATTACCTTTGCAAGCTCTTTCTTCATCTCCAGATTGCCCCTTCTTGCGATCATTATCTTCTGTGCCTGCGGTGATCCAGCGCCATGCATAGACTCTGGCAATTCAGCACCGATTGAAAGGTTCTCCACGAGTCTGATCATTCTCATTCTCTGCTCAGTCGGAGTCTCAGCAACTCCTTTGAGATACTTCTCGATCAAATGCTTAGTTTCTGGATTCTTGTAATCTTTTTCAGAGGGCAATGTTATAACGATCCCGCCAGTGATGTCCTGAGCAATCCTTGACCACTCATACGGGAATCTCGTGATGTTAAGCTTTGTTACATTTGCAAGCAAGGGATTTGGCATGTAAGCTCCTGAGGGAGTCTTATAGCCCTCGTAAGAGCACGCGAGGGTGCAGCACCAGCAAGTTTCAGCCAAGTGTATCATCTCGGTGATCTTGTCAACAACATGCGAGGCTTTGGCAATTCCCTGCATCTCTGCAACGTTTGCTGTTGCCCCAATAAGCACGTCCGCAACTCCTACTTTGCATGCCCCATAATTCTGGCGGTGGAAGGTAGCGAAGACTTCAACGAGCTCGCCAGCGAAGTCGTATTCCCCGCACATGAAAACGCGCTCCCAAGGAACAAAGACATCGTCAAAGATCACCAATGCCTCACCACCTACAGTAGCATATTTCGCATTTCCGCAGTCTATGTCTCCATCGAGTCTGCGAAGATCGTTCGTTTGCCTCCCAAAGATCATGGTAACGCCTTCAGCGTCAACTGGCACCGCAAAGGCAACAGCGTAGTCCTTATCGTCGGCTTCAAGAGCTCTTGTGGGCATCGCTATGATCTCGTGGGAGTTGACTACACCGGTGATATGAGCTTTTGCTCCTCGAACAACGATCCCGTCTTCTCTTTTTTCCACAACCCTTACATACATGTCCTTGTCCGCCTGCTGACTCGGCCTTTTGCTTCTGTCCCCCTTTACATCTGTCATGGCTCCAGCGGGCATGAGATCGTTTTTCTGCACGAACTTTATGTATTCCCTAACCCTCTCGTGATAATCTGTGCCATACTTCTTGTCGATGTTGTAGCTCGTTATGTAAATTGCATTCATCGCATCACAGCCAACGCAGCGCTGGAAGCAGGAACCAGTCTTCTGTCCGAGAACCCTGATCATTCTGACTTTTTTGACAAGATCCTCAGTGCTCTGATGAATGTGATTGAATCGGTTTATTTTCTCCCCCGTTAAATGCGAAATGGCGGTCATTACATCTTCAAATCTTGGATCGTGGGCAAGCTCGTAAGTCATTGCTGCAGCATTTACATGAGGCGCCGTTATTGGATCGTCAGCGACATTCTCTATTCTTCTTCCCATAAAGTAAATTTTTGGCTTGTATTTTTTCAAACTTTCAATATACTCTTTTCCGGTCATCATCTAAAATCACCAAAATTAGCTGAGCAAAATCGTATTTATATCTTGTGTTCGTTTTTATTCGTAGACGAACTGGCTTACTTTTGTGTGTTTAAATTAATTTTTATTTTTTATAAAATTTCTAAATTTATAGATCACTTTATCAATCCTTTCAATGACAAAAGTTGTGCGATGCGTAGTCTGTGGAAAAGAGAGCAAGTATAAGGTCTGTGGGGAATGTCTCATAGAAAGAGAGAAGGTAGCAAGCATTGAGAAAT contains these protein-coding regions:
- the rpsB gene encoding 30S ribosomal protein S2 translates to MMETEYEYLIPPEEYLAAGVHIGTQVKTGDMREFIFKVRQDGLYILDIKKLDERIRACVKLLLKYEPSKILLVAARQYAHKPVKKLAEVIGAKYIIDRFVPGTLTNPNIKEYTEPDIVFVNDPAIDKQAIAEATKIGIPVIALCDTNNSTADVDLVIPTNNKGRKALALVYWLIAREIKKAKGEDFTYTVEDFEAEL
- a CDS encoding 30S ribosomal protein S9, whose product is MKIVVTSGKRKTAVARAVARDGVGRIRINKIPLEIYPQELPKKMMLEPIKIAGELAKKVDIEVNVSGGGVVSQAEAARTAIARALVEFSGDEELRKAFLEYDRTLLVNDIRRKLPKLQGGRGARKRRQTSYR
- a CDS encoding 4-hydroxyphenylacetate 3-hydroxylase family protein; the encoded protein is MMTGKEYIESLKKYKPKIYFMGRRIENVADDPITAPHVNAAAMTYELAHDPRFEDVMTAISHLTGEKINRFNHIHQSTEDLVKKVRMIRVLGQKTGSCFQRCVGCDAMNAIYITSYNIDKKYGTDYHERVREYIKFVQKNDLMPAGAMTDVKGDRSKRPSQQADKDMYVRVVEKREDGIVVRGAKAHITGVVNSHEIIAMPTRALEADDKDYAVAFAVPVDAEGVTMIFGRQTNDLRRLDGDIDCGNAKYATVGGEALVIFDDVFVPWERVFMCGEYDFAGELVEVFATFHRQNYGACKVGVADVLIGATANVAEMQGIAKASHVVDKITEMIHLAETCWCCTLACSYEGYKTPSGAYMPNPLLANVTKLNITRFPYEWSRIAQDITGGIVITLPSEKDYKNPETKHLIEKYLKGVAETPTEQRMRMIRLVENLSIGAELPESMHGAGSPQAQKIMIARRGNLEMKKELAKVIAGIKEDEHFKKIRGVSEKEFFAKLK
- a CDS encoding saccharopine dehydrogenase NADP-binding domain-containing protein, with the protein product MDRIVVLGGMGHIGSKIVWKILEIDSSLELTIGDINVERAEEVVRDLGNVKVVKVNASREEELMEVLKGKEVVVNAVGPFYKFGVPVLKSAIRCGVDYIDINDDYDSTADALNLNELAIGKKMTAIVGMGATPGITNLIAKYGSGRLDKVEEVGTYWVWTAIDPTMGPAIIEHYFHAITGMVKTYKDGELVDALSEPEIFEFPKPIGPWEVANVGHPEPITIPRYMKVRKVYNKGGIWPSELNEIAKVFSQLGLTGDGVINVGELNFKVIR
- a CDS encoding DNA-directed RNA polymerase subunit N: MVFKEERASDFPIRCFSCGAVIGHIYEKYLELLKAGKSPKEALDELGIERYCCRRMFITHKSVIGEIAKFRGAVG
- a CDS encoding phosphopyruvate hydratase; its protein translation is MIIEDVRYRIIFDSRGRETVECEVESNGFVGRASAPSGASTGSEEAVVVNPRKYREIEEKVSKALIGINVFEQEEIDNALRTLDGTDNFSNIGGNFAVSASIASAKCASAILEMPLCLYLGGVFAKEIPYPLGNVIGGGKHAEGSTNIQEFLVIPVGAKNFLEAQKTNTEVHRKVMEELKTRKIFYAKGDEGAWAAQISDEMAFEVLSKAIKKVESEIGIEVRIGIDVAASELWNGKEYVYNDKKLSREEQIEYISKLVEDYNLLYVEDPFHENDFESFAELTKSVKCFVCGDDLFVTNVKRLRKGIELKAGNTLLVKPNQIGTLTDTFRAVKLAKENGYRIVVSHRSGETEDNYLAHLAVAFNAKLIKTGVVGGERISKLNEMIRLEEMLNAKMVRI
- a CDS encoding DNA-directed RNA polymerase subunit K, translating into MISIKENFPFKYTRFEKARIIGARALQIAMGAPILIETNKTDPIDIAQEEFEKGVIPITVKRRSNRFIWLEKYEMF
- the rplM gene encoding 50S ribosomal protein L13, with amino-acid sequence MNIKRVLETLGGEYVIIDASGHILGRLSSIIAKRLLNGERIVVVNAEKAVITGSEREIFQRYKAKYDRGSKEKGPYFPKHPEKIFKRTVRGMLPWSSRRGREAYRRLRVFIGVPEELRGKEFQKIENALFEKVSKTEKFVYLEEVSKHLGWAK